Proteins encoded together in one Mus musculus strain C57BL/6J chromosome 16, GRCm38.p6 C57BL/6J window:
- the Pcnp gene encoding PEST proteolytic signal-containing nuclear protein isoform X1, protein MADGKAGEEKPEKPQRAGAAGGPEEEAEKPVKTKTVSSSNGGESSSRSAEKRSAEDEAADLPTKPTKMSKFGFAIGSQTARKASAISIRLGASPKETVPTLAPKTLSVAAAFNEDEDSEPEEMPPEAKMRMKNIGRDTPTSAGPNSFNKGKHGFSDNQKLWERNIKSHLGNVHDQDN, encoded by the exons ATGGCGGACGGGAAGGCGGGAGAGGAGAAGCCAGAGAAGCCGCAGCGAGCCGGAGCCGCCGGAG GACctgaagaagaagcagaaaaacCTGTGAAAACTAAGACTGTTTCTTCCAGTAATGGAGGGGAAAGTTCCAGTCGCAGCGCTGAAAAGCGATCAGCTGAAGACGAAGCTGCAGACCTCCCAACAAAGCCTACAAAGATGTCCAAGTTTGGATTTGCCATAGGTAGTCAGACGGCACGGAAAGCGTCCGCCATCTCCATTAGACTCGGAGCAAGT CCTAAGGAAACAGTTCCAACTCTTGCTCCAAAAACTCTGTCGGTAGCAGCAGCTTTCAATGAAGATGAAGAT AGTGAGCCAGAAGAAATGCCTCCAGAAGCAAAGATGAGGATGAAGAACATTGGAAG GGACACACCAACATCAGCGGGACCAAACTCCTTTAATAAAGGGAAGCATGGCTTTTCCGATAACCAGAAGCTGTGGGAGCGAAATATAAAATCTCATCTTGGAAACGTCCACGACCAAGACAATTAA
- the Pcnp gene encoding PEST proteolytic signal-containing nuclear protein isoform X2, whose translation MLFEVAAPINLLSKNSSSCNGGESSSRSAEKRSAEDEAADLPTKPTKMSKFGFAIGSQTARKASAISIRLGASPKETVPTLAPKTLSVAAAFNEDEDSEPEEMPPEAKMRMKNIGRDTPTSAGPNSFNKGKHGFSDNQKLWERNIKSHLGNVHDQDN comes from the exons ATGCTTTTTGAGGTTGCTGCTCCCATCAATCTGCTCAGTAAAAATAGCTCATCTTG TAATGGAGGGGAAAGTTCCAGTCGCAGCGCTGAAAAGCGATCAGCTGAAGACGAAGCTGCAGACCTCCCAACAAAGCCTACAAAGATGTCCAAGTTTGGATTTGCCATAGGTAGTCAGACGGCACGGAAAGCGTCCGCCATCTCCATTAGACTCGGAGCAAGT CCTAAGGAAACAGTTCCAACTCTTGCTCCAAAAACTCTGTCGGTAGCAGCAGCTTTCAATGAAGATGAAGAT AGTGAGCCAGAAGAAATGCCTCCAGAAGCAAAGATGAGGATGAAGAACATTGGAAG GGACACACCAACATCAGCGGGACCAAACTCCTTTAATAAAGGGAAGCATGGCTTTTCCGATAACCAGAAGCTGTGGGAGCGAAATATAAAATCTCATCTTGGAAACGTCCACGACCAAGACAATTAA
- the Pcnp gene encoding PEST proteolytic signal-containing nuclear protein isoform 4 (isoform 4 is encoded by transcript variant 4) yields MADGKAGEEKPEKPQRAGAAGGPEEEAEKPVKTKTVSSSNGGESSSRSAEKRSAEDEAADLPTKPTKMSKFGFAIGSQTARKASAISIRLGASKPKETVPTLAPKTLSVAAAFNEDEDSEPEEMPPEAKMRMKNIGRDTPTSAGPNSFNKGKHGFSDNQKLWERNIKSHLGNVHDQDN; encoded by the exons ATGGCGGACGGGAAGGCGGGAGAGGAGAAGCCAGAGAAGCCGCAGCGAGCCGGAGCCGCCGGAG GACctgaagaagaagcagaaaaacCTGTGAAAACTAAGACTGTTTCTTCCAGTAATGGAGGGGAAAGTTCCAGTCGCAGCGCTGAAAAGCGATCAGCTGAAGACGAAGCTGCAGACCTCCCAACAAAGCCTACAAAGATGTCCAAGTTTGGATTTGCCATAGGTAGTCAGACGGCACGGAAAGCGTCCGCCATCTCCATTAGACTCGGAGCAAGT AAGCCTAAGGAAACAGTTCCAACTCTTGCTCCAAAAACTCTGTCGGTAGCAGCAGCTTTCAATGAAGATGAAGAT AGTGAGCCAGAAGAAATGCCTCCAGAAGCAAAGATGAGGATGAAGAACATTGGAAG GGACACACCAACATCAGCGGGACCAAACTCCTTTAATAAAGGGAAGCATGGCTTTTCCGATAACCAGAAGCTGTGGGAGCGAAATATAAAATCTCATCTTGGAAACGTCCACGACCAAGACAATTAA
- the Pcnp gene encoding PEST proteolytic signal-containing nuclear protein isoform 2 (isoform 2 is encoded by transcript variant 2): MLFEVAAPINLLSKNSSSCNGGESSSRSAEKRSAEDEAADLPTKPTKMSKFGFAIGSQTARKASAISIRLGASKPKETVPTLAPKTLSVAAAFNEDEDSEPEEMPPEAKMRMKNIGRDTPTSAGPNSFNKGKHGFSDNQKLWERNIKSHLGNVHDQDN, translated from the exons ATGCTTTTTGAGGTTGCTGCTCCCATCAATCTGCTCAGTAAAAATAGCTCATCTTG TAATGGAGGGGAAAGTTCCAGTCGCAGCGCTGAAAAGCGATCAGCTGAAGACGAAGCTGCAGACCTCCCAACAAAGCCTACAAAGATGTCCAAGTTTGGATTTGCCATAGGTAGTCAGACGGCACGGAAAGCGTCCGCCATCTCCATTAGACTCGGAGCAAGT AAGCCTAAGGAAACAGTTCCAACTCTTGCTCCAAAAACTCTGTCGGTAGCAGCAGCTTTCAATGAAGATGAAGAT AGTGAGCCAGAAGAAATGCCTCCAGAAGCAAAGATGAGGATGAAGAACATTGGAAG GGACACACCAACATCAGCGGGACCAAACTCCTTTAATAAAGGGAAGCATGGCTTTTCCGATAACCAGAAGCTGTGGGAGCGAAATATAAAATCTCATCTTGGAAACGTCCACGACCAAGACAATTAA
- the Pcnp gene encoding PEST proteolytic signal-containing nuclear protein isoform 1 (isoform 1 is encoded by transcript variant 1) encodes MGASCTATQSQFLLYTLASSEETVGSVGDSCRGPEEEAEKPVKTKTVSSSNGGESSSRSAEKRSAEDEAADLPTKPTKMSKFGFAIGSQTARKASAISIRLGASKPKETVPTLAPKTLSVAAAFNEDEDSEPEEMPPEAKMRMKNIGRDTPTSAGPNSFNKGKHGFSDNQKLWERNIKSHLGNVHDQDN; translated from the exons ATGGGAGCCTCTTGTACTGCCACACAATCTCAGTTCCTGCTGTACACTCTAGCAAGCAGTGAAGAGACTGTTGGGTCAGTAGGTGACAGCTGCAGAG GACctgaagaagaagcagaaaaacCTGTGAAAACTAAGACTGTTTCTTCCAGTAATGGAGGGGAAAGTTCCAGTCGCAGCGCTGAAAAGCGATCAGCTGAAGACGAAGCTGCAGACCTCCCAACAAAGCCTACAAAGATGTCCAAGTTTGGATTTGCCATAGGTAGTCAGACGGCACGGAAAGCGTCCGCCATCTCCATTAGACTCGGAGCAAGT AAGCCTAAGGAAACAGTTCCAACTCTTGCTCCAAAAACTCTGTCGGTAGCAGCAGCTTTCAATGAAGATGAAGAT AGTGAGCCAGAAGAAATGCCTCCAGAAGCAAAGATGAGGATGAAGAACATTGGAAG GGACACACCAACATCAGCGGGACCAAACTCCTTTAATAAAGGGAAGCATGGCTTTTCCGATAACCAGAAGCTGTGGGAGCGAAATATAAAATCTCATCTTGGAAACGTCCACGACCAAGACAATTAA
- the Pcnp gene encoding PEST proteolytic signal-containing nuclear protein isoform 3 (isoform 3 is encoded by transcript variant 3), which produces MSKFGFAIGSQTARKASAISIRLGASPKETVPTLAPKTLSVAAAFNEDEDSEPEEMPPEAKMRMKNIGRDTPTSAGPNSFNKGKHGFSDNQKLWERNIKSHLGNVHDQDN; this is translated from the exons ATGTCCAAGTTTGGATTTGCCATAGGTAGTCAGACGGCACGGAAAGCGTCCGCCATCTCCATTAGACTCGGAGCAAGT CCTAAGGAAACAGTTCCAACTCTTGCTCCAAAAACTCTGTCGGTAGCAGCAGCTTTCAATGAAGATGAAGAT AGTGAGCCAGAAGAAATGCCTCCAGAAGCAAAGATGAGGATGAAGAACATTGGAAG GGACACACCAACATCAGCGGGACCAAACTCCTTTAATAAAGGGAAGCATGGCTTTTCCGATAACCAGAAGCTGTGGGAGCGAAATATAAAATCTCATCTTGGAAACGTCCACGACCAAGACAATTAA